A window of Salvia splendens isolate huo1 chromosome 8, SspV2, whole genome shotgun sequence genomic DNA:
tcATCCAttgctaaattaaattaaaattttgagaaGAATTTGAGGTGAGGGTTTTACTGTTTGTAGCTGAGGATGTAATAAAAACCCTAGTACCTAAAATACATCTCATGTGTACGGACATCCTCTTTTTCGCGATGTGATAAAgtaaatgtgtttgtttttagGTTGTTCAAAATGGTGAGGCAGAAGATTGAGATCAAGAAGATTGACAACTTGACGGCGAGGCAGGTGACCTTCTCCAAGAGGAGAAAAGGGCTTTTCAAGAAAGCTAGAGAGCTCTCCACTCTCTGCGATGCTGAGATTGCCCTTATTGTTTTCTCAGCCTCCGGCAAACTCTTCGACTACTCTTCCTCAAggttttttctctctctcattctctctctctctctctctctcacacacacacacagaagTACGACTGGTGTGGTTTGGGAGGTTAATTGTGTGTTTAGACCTAATTGAGGGAAGTTCTTGATGATGTGTAAATTAATTAAGATTTAGTTTACATATGTCATAGATCTTGTTTTAAAGGCATGGAAACAATATATGCTTTACTCATAACCATATACTGtaataatttttcattactaCCATCAATGTAATCATCAAGAATATAAGTACAATATGGGGGCTACACACACCCAGAGAGGGAGCTGGGTTTTTTATTGGTATCAGTTCAACTGTTGAACTAAATATGTTGTCAAATAAACTAGTTTTGTGATTTTATTATATACTTGaaagtgataaaaaaaaattgcaagcTAGGAACTGATTTTCTTCTATTAACATATGTATGATCTTATATTAGCTACTAATTTACTTTAAATCTTTTCTGAATTTGATTTAAGTACATACTACATGAGAAAGCTTACAAGTtgcaaaattgaaattataaGCTAGCAAAAAAGTGACAGCAATTAATTGCTGGAATTTAACTGATGTAGACAAAAATTCTCATGCATTTTAGACATGACCTATCTGGTGAAAGAGAAAGTGAGCTATACATACACATATAACAAACTTCTTCTACATAACATGTATACCTTCTTCATTTGTATCTAATCAAGTCAgattgtatatatgtatatctaACTATTTATATGTTGGGTGTGATGGAGGAATTGTTATTCTTATATTCATGTTTAAGTTAAACTTACTTACAATAAAGTTATTAAGGATAGTCCTCTAGGGATCCATAGTTAAGATACTACAAATTAATTAGGATCAatcaggtatatatatatatatatatatatatatatactcactAAGATTGTATTTTTCATGGAGGATTATTGGGGGCAAATGGTAACAACCAAAGCTTGCAGTCTGGTGGAATTCATCCAATATCTTTTCTAATATCCATATGCGTGTATGATTAGAAAACATATTACTCTATATGAAAGTTATTCGTTTAGGATTAGTGAAAACAAATTGAAGATTTTGTATAtgtatgtttattgcatatattATCATGAAGAGGTGATTTCTAAATTAGCGCATTAAAACTAACAGTTAATTGtgaacttaaaaaaaattaaaatattgttgagTACATTTTTGGACTTTTAGACAAAATGTCGTATAGTCTATCTCAGGCGTAGTAATCCTAGTATGAACTCAACCGATTCATATCATACTTACTACACCTGATAATTCTAGTATGAACTCAACCATTCCTATTATTGTTAAGTATTTTTTAAAGATACACAAGCTTCAAAATTCGTTTATAAAGTTTTTTGGCTTCTTGAAGCATGATGCAAATCATCCAAAGGCATGATCATCAAACAGAATGCAAACTACTTAGGCAACCTCCCCTCTATATTCAGGTAATCtcataagtttattttattttacaactCCTGATCGAATAAACTATTCTTCAGTCTTCACTAACTGTTAATCTGATGTACTATAATTTTCGATTTGAACCGATCATATCTTGACTTATAGTGAATCTTGTGGATATGTTTAGATGATCAATCATTTCTATGTTTACTATATTTTCTGataatattgattgaatgaattcATTCTGAGGAAAACAGTGTTATCTGCAATTTTGTACTGATAAAATACAATCGTTctcttttaataatttttacctAATTAGTAATTACTAGTAGATTTGGTCAATTAGTGGTGGAGTAGAGACATGAATGCATCTGGGGAATTCATTATTACTATTGTTATCAATAAATCATACTGATAAAATATGCATGCTCACATTAATTCACCTTATTAAACCAATACAAAAGGTTTCTAGATTTTTTCAATCTAATTCCATTTTCTTAATATATACTGATAACATTGTATAAACTATGATGATCTCATGCATTGTTGTGAAATTAGCAATAATCAAAGAGTCATTTTTCAGGGAAGTGATGGCCATGGCAAACTCAGCAGTCATCTTATGGAGCTCAGCATTGAGCTA
This region includes:
- the LOC121743210 gene encoding MADS-box protein JOINTLESS-like; translation: MVRQKIEIKKIDNLTARQVTFSKRRKGLFKKARELSTLCDAEIALIVFSASGKLFDYSSSSMMQIIQRHDHQTECKLLRQPPLYIQGSDGHGKLSSHLMELSIELKQLEGEHLQGLSLASLMKLEKLIEGGMSRIRKTKNERLEDEMRELKTKEFKLMEENSLLNTQPIEKSIKRNAFDLGIQLISDSNCSGTFLKLGLP